One Actinoplanes missouriensis 431 DNA segment encodes these proteins:
- a CDS encoding MBL fold metallo-hydrolase has protein sequence MAKRPRTRTVLALAALGAAAVWAARDVPAQLGARARGERRARIEESPQFSGGKFRNTVPATMITATSMPKVAAATLTGREARHPHQPIPLVTPVPGQDASGLHVTWFGHSSALVEIEGRRILLDPVWSDRCSPSRLTGPRRLHEPPLPLRELPPLDAVVISHDHYDHLDMTTIQNLVDLQAAPFLVPLGVGAHLERWGVPPTRIIELDWNEKAKVNGVELVATPARHFSGRGFSRDETLWASWVINGPTRKVFYSGDTGYFPGFAEIGAEHGPFDATLVQVGAYGDAWPDIHMLPEDGVAMHVDVRGGLMIPVHWATFNLALHDWPEPADRTWREAKARGVTLAIPRPGERVDVDNPPPVDGWWQQIA, from the coding sequence ATGGCGAAGCGACCGCGTACCCGTACCGTGTTGGCTCTGGCTGCTCTCGGCGCCGCGGCGGTGTGGGCCGCCCGTGACGTCCCCGCGCAGCTCGGGGCCCGGGCCCGCGGTGAGCGCCGCGCCCGGATCGAGGAGTCCCCGCAGTTCTCCGGCGGCAAGTTCCGCAACACCGTGCCGGCCACCATGATCACGGCCACCTCGATGCCGAAGGTCGCCGCCGCGACGCTCACCGGCCGCGAGGCGCGCCACCCGCACCAGCCGATCCCGCTCGTCACGCCGGTGCCCGGGCAGGACGCGTCCGGGCTGCACGTGACGTGGTTCGGGCACTCCTCGGCGCTCGTCGAGATCGAGGGACGGCGCATCCTGCTCGACCCGGTGTGGAGCGACCGCTGCTCCCCGTCCCGCCTCACCGGCCCGCGCCGCCTGCACGAACCGCCGCTGCCGCTGCGCGAGCTGCCCCCGCTGGACGCCGTGGTGATCTCTCACGACCACTACGACCACCTCGACATGACCACGATCCAGAACCTGGTCGACCTGCAGGCCGCGCCGTTCCTGGTGCCGCTCGGCGTCGGCGCCCACCTGGAGCGATGGGGCGTGCCGCCGACCCGCATCATCGAGCTCGACTGGAACGAGAAAGCCAAGGTCAACGGCGTCGAGCTGGTGGCGACCCCGGCCCGGCACTTCTCCGGCCGCGGCTTCAGCCGGGACGAGACGCTCTGGGCCAGCTGGGTGATCAACGGCCCGACGCGCAAAGTGTTCTACTCCGGCGACACCGGCTACTTCCCCGGATTCGCCGAGATCGGCGCCGAGCACGGCCCGTTCGACGCCACACTGGTCCAGGTCGGCGCCTACGGTGACGCCTGGCCCGACATCCACATGCTCCCCGAGGACGGCGTCGCCATGCACGTCGACGTCCGTGGCGGCCTGATGATCCCGGTCCACTGGGCCACGTTCAACCTGGCCCTGCACGACTGGCCGGAGCCCGCCGACCGCACCTGGCGCGAGGCGAAGGCACGCGGCGTCACCCTGGCCATCCCCCGCCCCGGCGAGCGCGTCGACGTCGACAACCCGCCGCCCGTCGACGGCTGGTGGCAGCAGATCGCCTGA
- a CDS encoding transcriptional regulator — MSAVTDTPDPDADHPVLGLDDVVHQRVRLGILTIAHEARRVEFGYLRTQLDLTAGNLSKHLSVLEGAGLIEVEKGYEGRRARTWVTLTPAGTTALAEEINRLKLLIARVETTG, encoded by the coding sequence GTGAGCGCCGTGACCGACACCCCGGACCCGGACGCCGACCACCCCGTCCTCGGGCTGGACGACGTCGTGCACCAGCGGGTCCGGCTCGGCATCCTCACCATCGCGCACGAGGCACGACGGGTCGAGTTCGGCTATCTGCGCACCCAGCTCGACCTGACCGCCGGAAACCTCTCCAAGCATCTGAGCGTGCTGGAAGGGGCGGGGCTGATCGAGGTCGAGAAGGGCTACGAGGGGCGCCGGGCCCGCACGTGGGTCACGCTGACCCCGGCCGGCACGACCGCGCTGGCCGAGGAGATCAACCGCCTGAAGCTGCTGATCGCGCGCGTCGAGACGACCGGCTGA
- a CDS encoding diacylglycerol/lipid kinase family protein has translation MRTPRRIAVVAHQRKNLGGGLDELRRRITGKDVEELLWFEVPKSRKAPKKVREAIDAGVDLLIVWGGDGMVQRSLDVLAAEKGGSKIPVAIMPAGTGNLLAGNLGIPTDLEKAVDIAFHGERRSLDLGRLDGEHFAVMAGVGFDGAMIKDADGALKDRLGKLAYVWTGIRHVNGEATHAKIKVDGADWFDDEASCVLIGNVGTITGGIRAFDDAVPDDGWLDVGVATAQGALQWARALGTMAVGRSDNSPFVRMTRAQRIDVKLDSKLEYELDGGARAKTRKFTASVVPAAVKVCVPSDSKSESKS, from the coding sequence ATGCGTACCCCCCGCAGAATCGCCGTCGTTGCCCACCAGCGGAAGAACCTCGGTGGCGGACTCGATGAACTGCGCCGGCGAATCACCGGCAAGGACGTCGAGGAGCTGCTCTGGTTCGAAGTTCCGAAGAGCCGCAAAGCCCCGAAGAAGGTCCGCGAGGCGATCGACGCCGGTGTCGACCTGCTGATCGTCTGGGGCGGTGACGGCATGGTGCAGCGCTCCCTCGACGTGCTCGCCGCCGAGAAGGGCGGCAGCAAGATCCCCGTGGCGATCATGCCGGCCGGCACCGGAAACCTGCTGGCCGGCAACCTCGGTATTCCGACCGATCTGGAGAAGGCCGTCGACATCGCTTTCCACGGCGAGCGACGCAGCCTCGACCTGGGCAGACTCGATGGCGAGCACTTCGCGGTGATGGCCGGCGTCGGCTTCGACGGCGCCATGATCAAGGACGCGGACGGCGCGCTCAAGGACCGCCTCGGCAAGCTCGCCTACGTCTGGACCGGCATCCGTCACGTCAACGGCGAGGCCACGCACGCGAAGATCAAGGTGGACGGCGCGGACTGGTTCGACGACGAGGCCAGCTGCGTCCTGATCGGCAACGTCGGCACGATCACCGGCGGCATCCGCGCCTTCGACGACGCGGTGCCCGACGACGGTTGGCTGGACGTGGGCGTGGCCACCGCGCAGGGCGCGCTGCAGTGGGCGCGGGCGCTGGGCACCATGGCGGTCGGTCGCTCCGACAATTCCCCCTTTGTCCGGATGACCCGGGCGCAGCGTATCGATGTGAAGCTGGATTCCAAGCTGGAATACGAACTCGACGGCGGCGCCCGCGCGAAAACCCGCAAATTCACGGCATCGGTCGTGCCGGCAGCGGTCAAAGTCTGCGTGCCATCCGACTCAAAGTCAGAATCAAAATCGTGA
- a CDS encoding GAF domain-containing protein, whose translation MTASSNAYEYLDNVGPRDSEEARLAAVRRYRMVDQPVEDAYDRIAFVAGAIFETPIATVSLVEQDRVWLAACQGLPGVREVGKEPGLCASVIAQDDVYVINNAAVDPRTLDHPLVRGELGLRFYAAAPIRTHDGYRLGTVNVIDSRPRDAGQRQLKALEHLAAIVADELELRLMVIRSAAAEQRMRDTVN comes from the coding sequence ATGACAGCGTCGTCTAACGCCTACGAATATCTGGACAACGTCGGGCCTCGGGACAGCGAGGAGGCCCGTCTCGCGGCGGTACGCCGGTACCGCATGGTCGACCAGCCGGTCGAGGACGCCTACGACCGGATCGCCTTCGTGGCCGGCGCCATCTTCGAGACGCCGATCGCGACGGTCTCGCTGGTCGAGCAGGACCGGGTCTGGCTGGCCGCGTGCCAGGGCCTGCCCGGTGTCCGCGAGGTCGGCAAGGAGCCCGGCCTGTGCGCGTCGGTGATCGCCCAGGATGACGTCTACGTGATCAACAACGCGGCTGTGGACCCACGCACGCTCGATCATCCGCTGGTCCGGGGCGAGCTGGGCCTGCGCTTCTACGCCGCCGCGCCGATCCGCACCCACGACGGTTACCGCCTCGGCACCGTCAACGTCATCGACAGCCGGCCCCGGGACGCCGGCCAGCGCCAGCTCAAGGCGCTGGAGCACCTCGCGGCGATCGTCGCCGACGAGCTGGAGCTGCGCCTCATGGTGATCCGCAGCGCCGCCGCCGAACAACGCATGCGCGACACCGTGAACTGA
- a CDS encoding DNA-3-methyladenine glycosylase family protein has protein sequence MTPPERYHFGVSVRPLLVPKHDPCGVLRDGELWIASRTPEGPATLHLTCTAGELVATGHGPGAAWIVDRADAIAGLRDDLTGFTELAASNPLVHRLARTFAGVRLPATGQIFPRLLRAILEQKVTGKEAHRAYRAICRHLGEPAPGPVDLVLPPDPAAIAATPYWTFHPFGVEQRRTQTLLRAATVAARLDECTGAAEATRRMTALPGIGPWTAAEVVRYAFGDPDAVSVGDFHIPNTVAWALAGEARGTDERMLELLEPFRGHRGRVCDLFALGGIGAPKFGPRMPIRSFARF, from the coding sequence ATGACGCCGCCCGAGCGTTACCACTTCGGTGTCTCGGTGCGGCCGCTGCTGGTGCCGAAACACGATCCGTGCGGCGTCCTGCGGGACGGCGAGCTCTGGATCGCCTCGCGGACCCCGGAGGGGCCGGCCACCCTGCATCTGACGTGCACCGCCGGCGAGCTGGTCGCGACGGGTCACGGCCCGGGCGCCGCCTGGATCGTCGACCGGGCCGACGCGATCGCCGGGCTGCGCGACGATCTCACCGGCTTCACCGAGCTGGCCGCCTCGAACCCGCTGGTCCACCGCCTGGCCAGGACGTTCGCCGGAGTGCGCCTGCCGGCCACCGGTCAGATCTTCCCGAGGCTGCTGCGCGCGATCCTGGAGCAGAAGGTCACCGGCAAGGAGGCGCATCGGGCGTACCGTGCGATCTGCCGGCATCTCGGTGAGCCGGCGCCCGGCCCGGTCGATCTCGTGCTCCCACCCGATCCCGCCGCGATAGCGGCGACGCCCTACTGGACTTTCCACCCGTTCGGCGTGGAGCAGCGGCGCACGCAGACCCTGCTGCGGGCCGCGACGGTCGCGGCCCGGCTCGACGAGTGCACCGGCGCGGCCGAGGCGACCCGCCGGATGACCGCGCTGCCCGGCATCGGCCCGTGGACCGCCGCCGAAGTGGTGCGGTACGCGTTCGGCGACCCGGACGCGGTGAGCGTCGGCGACTTCCACATCCCGAACACGGTGGCCTGGGCGCTCGCCGGTGAGGCCCGCGGCACCGACGAGCGGATGCTGGAGTTGCTGGAGCCCTTCCGCGGTCACCGGGGCCGGGTCTGTGACCTTTTCGCGCTCGGTGGGATCGGCGCGCCGAAATTCGGCCCGCGGATGCCGATCCGGTCGTTCGCCCGGTTCTGA